The genomic segment TTTGTGAGCGATGGAGGACTGGCCAGGCAGGTAATCGACCGTCAACATCATGGCTTTTTTGCCGGGGGCGTTGAGCAGGTTCTGCTCCTGCAATACGGTGATTTTTTCATGCGGGCCGGCAGTGTCGTGGGCGAAGGCGGCGGTGGTGCTGAACAGACAGAGGGCGGCGAGCAGAGGCAGGGTTTTCATGGTGGGGCACCTGGGGTGGTTAATCGTCAGGGACCACAGTAAGCGGCGGGTCGGGGTAAGAAAACGGCCAATTTACGCGAAGGTGAGGTGACCAATCGGGGGTGAAGTGGATTGTCTGAGGACGCCTTCGCGAGCAGGCTCGTTTCCCACATTTGACCGCGTTCCATTGTGGGAGCGAGCCTGCTCGCGAAGGCGTCAGCAAGGTTTACACAATCGGAAAACTGTTGAAATCCACCGCATTGGCCAGACGGCTGTCGATCAACCCGATAAACCCCTGCACCTCAGGGCAGTTGAAATGCGATTGCATGGCCGCCTCCGACTGCCAGTGCGCACTCACCGTCCAGCGGTTCTGGTCCTCGGGGCAGCGGTCGACCATATAGGAATCACAGCCCGGAAGTTCGCGCAGGGTTTCGACGATCTTCTGCAATTGCCTGCCCAGTTCTTCCGTGCGGCCGGCAGCGGCCTGCACCTGTACGGTGTTGATCACTTCGTTGGACATTGCTCACACTCCTGAATCAGGCCGCACGAACGGCTCATTGAGGGATAGCGCTCTAGCAGAATAGGCCTGTGGCGGCGGACCACCAATAGCCAATCGCCGGATAAATCCCGGACCAATCCGTCAGGCGAGCTGCTGCACAATGTCCCGCAGACGGTCCAGGGCGATGTCGATGTCCAGCGTCTCGATGGCGCCAAAACCGAGGAAAAGCCCGGCCCGTGGCGGCTGCTGATAGAAAAAACTGTCGATCGCATACAGCCCGACTTCGACCTTTTTCGCCAATTCGATCACCAGCGCCAGGTCCATGGGCACCTTGCACAGCACCGCCATGTGGAACCCGGCACTGGTCGGCACGGCTTCAAACCAGGGCGACAGATCGCCGGCCATGCGCGACAGAATCCGCTCACGGCGCCCGGCGTAAATGGCGTGGCAGCGGCGGATGTGCTTGAGCAGGCAGCCTTCGGCGATGAACTTGGCCAGTGCCCATTGCGGCAGGGTCGAGGTGTGCAGGTCAGAGAGCTGTTTGGCGCGGATCACCGCCTCAAGAATCGCCGGTGGCAGAATCGCGTAGCCCAGTCGCAGCTCCGGCAGCAGGGTTTTCGAGAAGGTGCCAACGTAGGCGACAATACCGCGCTCGTCCAGGCTTTGCAGGGAGTCGGCGGGCCGGCCCTCGTAGCGGAATTCGCTGTCATAGTCGTCCTCGATGATGATTGCGCCCAGCTCGTATGCCCGTTCGAGCAGCGCTTCGCGCCGTGCCTGGCTCATGGGCATGCCCAGCGGGAATTGGTGTGACGGTGTCACGTAGATCATCCGCGTACCGTCAGGAATCTTGTCCACCTGAAGGCCTTCGGCGTCCACCGGGACCCCGACTACCGTGGCGCCGTGGCTGGCGAATAACAGCCGTGCCGGCGGGTAGCCGGGGTCTTCCATGGCCACCAGGCTGCCGGGCCGGGTCAGCACCCGGGAGATCAGGTCCAGCGCCTGTTGAGCGCCGTTGCACACCACCACGTCTTCGTCCTGACAATTGACCCCACGGGAAAACGCGATGTGCCGGGCAATTGCGTTGCGCAGTGCCGGCAAGCCCTCGGGCTGGCTGTAAAACCCCTTGGTGCCGGACATTTGCCGCAACGCGTGAGCCGTGCAGCGCCGCCAGTCGTCCTGTGGAAACTGGCCCTTGCTGGTGGCGCCACCGATAAAGTCGTAGCGCAACGAGCCCTCAAGGGTTGGGTGGCGCAGAAACACCGGCAGGTTGCGCCAGGACTCGATGACCTCGCTGCTGGCCAGCTCCGAATGGCTCTGCTTGCGCACGATCCTCGACGGCCGTGCGTTGACATAGGTGCCCTTGCCGATCACCCCGGTCAGAAAGTTTTCGTAGGTCAGTTGCGAGTACGTATCGGAAATGGTCTTGCGCGAAATGCCCAGTTGCTCGGCCAGCAAACGGCTGGGCGGCAGCTGCGTGCCGGCTGCCAGACGACCGGTTTCAATCGCGCTGCGCAGTTGTTGGTACAACTGGCCCGTCAGGTCCTTGCGGCCGTTGATGACAACGTGAAGTTCCATACCGGCGGGGCTCCTGATGACGGTGGGGTCGCGCCAGATTAACCCCATTGCGATGCCTTGCAGAAGTTGCGCGCAGGAAAAACCGCAGATTGGTCTGCTGCCGGGTGGTCCACGGGTTTTTCGCCGAATTGGATCTGTAACGCCCCTTTGTCAGCGTTTACCGTGCAGGCACCTATTCGTGTAACGAGACCTCCAATGAACCCGCGCCTTGACTACTACAGCGCCTCGCCCAAGGCGATGAAAGCGATGATCGCCATGGAGGCCCTGACCAGCAGCCTGAGCATCGAACCGGGCCTGTTGCACCTGATCAAGGTCCGCGCTTCGCAACTCAACGGCTGTGCTTTTTGCACCGACATGCATTCGGTGGATGCGCGGCGGCTGGGGGAAACCGAGCGCCGTCTGTTCGCAATTGTGGTCTGGCGGGACAGCGAGTTCTTCAGTCCCCGTGAGCGGGCTGCGCTGGCCTGGACCGAGGCGGTGACGCTGCTGGCACAAAGTCATGTGCCGGACGATGTGTATGCCCAGGCGCGGGAACAGTTTGATGAGGCGCAGTTGGTGGACCTGACCATGGCCGTGACCACCATCAACAGCTGGAACCGGCTGGCGGTGAGTTTTCGGCAGGTTCCCAGTGATTGAGATTCTTGAGAGCGACTACATCCCTGTGGGAGCCGGGCTTGCCCGCGATGGCGGTGGGTCCTTCAGCAGGGATGGTGCCTGACACGGCCCCATCGCGGGCAAGCCCGCTCCCACAGTGGATCGCGGTCGAACGCCGATTTTGTGTTCACAGAAGATCAACTGTGGGAGCTGGGCTTGCCCGCGATAGCGGTGGGTCATCAGCAAGGATGGCGACTGACACTGCCCCTTCGCGGGCAAGCCCGCTCCCACACTGGATCGCGGTCGAACGCCGATTTTGTGTTCACTGAAGATCAACTGTGGGAGCCGGGCTTGCCCGCGATAGCGGTGGGTCATTTGGCAAGGATGGTGCCTGATACTGCGCCATCGCGGGCAAGCCCGCTCCCACAGTGGATCTCTGCCGAGTGCCAATTTTTGTATTCACTGAAGAACCCTGTGGGAGCCGGGCTTGCCCGCGATAGCGGTGGGTCATCAGCAAGGATGGCGACTGACACTGCCCCATCGCGGGCAAGCTCGCGCCCACAGGGGATTGTGTTCGTTACGGTAGACTCAAACGATCACCTGCCCAACAACGGCAACGTCGCGCTGTCCGGCGCCGGCCGCTGCGGCTTTACCGACGTCCCGAATGTACTGCCCATCCGTGTACTGGTCGCCGCCGGCGTGGCCAGCCCGAGCTGATTCGGTGGTCGTTTATCCACGGGCACATCCTGCGCCTCCTGATTGCTTTTCGCCGCCGCCGTGCCCTCGGGGTTGTTGCCCATCTGCCGGCTCAGGCAGTTGTAATCGGGGGCCTTGTAGCCCGCGACACTGACCTCCACGCAGCCCAACGGCTCTGCCGCCTGCGCCATGCCCACGGCTGTCATCAACAACGCGCCGCCCGCCACGTTCAACAGGTATTTCATCAAAGGCCTCCTGGCCGGCCCGACGGGGCCATGCTCAGGTTCGAGTCTAGTGCAAAGCCCTTGACCGTCCCGTGATGGTTTTTTTGCACCGGCCGTCACACCACATTCATAAACAAGCCTCAGCATGGCGGTTTTCAGGGGTACGTCAGCCGTGCAGCGAGGCAGCGCCAGATCCACTCAGGTTCGTCGGTTTTGCCTGGTGTTGTTGTGCTGGACGCTCTCGTCCTGGGTCTGGGCGACGCCTGCTGATTCGCGCACGCCGAGGGCTCTGGATATCCCGGCCCAGGAGTTGGCGACGGCACTCGATCGATTCAGTCGCGCCACCGGCATGGCGGTGCTGGTGGACCGGCAGTTGACTCGCGGCAGGCGTTCGGTGGCGATCAAGGGCACGCTGAGTGCCGGTGACGCTCTGGATCGATTGTTGGCCGGCAGCGGCTTGATGGCCCGTTACGCCCGAGAGGATGCGTTCACCTTGCAAGTCGCGCAGGTCCGCGAGGTGCCCGTTGGTAAAGAGCTGGCGGGCAATGGCTCATCGCTGCACGGCAGCAGTTATGCGACAGCGATTCAGGCCGCCATCGAGCGCGAACTGTGTCGCTGGACAATGACCCGCCCCGGCAGTTTTCGGGCGTTGCTGCAACTGTGGATCGGGCGTGACGGGGTGGTGCAACACAGCCGGCTGGTCGGTTCCACAGGTGATTTTCAGCGCGATGCTGTGCTGGTGGACAGTTTACGAAACCTCGACATCGACCGGCCGGCGCCCAGTTCGCTACGCCAGCCGGTGACTTTGCTCTTGCTACCGGAGTCGTCAGGAAAACGCATGGAATGCACACAACGGGAAGGAGTTTCCGGGGGATGAAAGACACCGGACAAAGTTCGATGGTCAGGCTGTTCCTGACGTCCTACGACGATTTCAAGGTGCGCCTGCGCCGCCGTCTCGGTTCGGAGGATCTGGCCAACGACGTGCTGCACGAGACGTACTTGCGTGTCGACCGCATGGACGCGCCGCCGGACATCGCCCAGCCCAACGCCTATCTCTATCGCATGGCCCTGAACATCGCCGCTGACCGGCGTCAGGCCGATGCACGTTTGCTCACTGGCAGTGAAATCGAAGAACTGCTGCAAGTGTCCGACGACGCCCTGGACCCGGCGCGAGTGGTGGGTGGCCAGAAGGAAATCCAGACGCTGCTCAAGGCGCTGTACGAGCTGCCGGCGCGGCGGCGCAAGATCTTTGTCGCGGCGCGTCTGGAAGAGGCGCCACACCTGGAAATCTCGCAGCGTTTTGGCATCTCGACACGCATGGTCGAGAAGGAAATCAAGGCCGCCCTGGGTCACTGCGCCGCCCGCCTTGAAAGAAAAGTCATTCAGCGGTTCGGTCCCGGGGCGGGAAAACCGTCTTGAAAGTAGAGAATGAACCAATCCGTGAGTATCCCCGCGCTTGAACATCTTTCGTTTGTCACCCCCTGAGGCGAAGCCCCAAGACCGGCTGCACACTGAAGCCCGGGACTGGTTGCTGCTGTTGACCTCGGGCCGCGCCACCGTTGCCGACGCCCGGGCGTTGCGTGAATGGTGCGAGCAGAGCGCCGAGCACGCGCAAGCGTTCGAACAGACCAAGGCCTTGTGGCAGAGCCTGAAACTGGCCGCCGAAACATTGCAGGCGCCACGGCACTTTGGGCGGCGGGCGTTTCTCGGTGGCGCGGTGGCGGCATCGGCGGCGTTCTTGCTGGTTCGTTACACGGTGCCGGGTGGTTTTTCCGGTATCGGCGCTGACTACATCACCGAGGTGGGGGAACAGCGTCGGTTTGAGCTGGGCGATGGTGTGAGTCTGGAGCTCAACACACAGACTCGTATCAGTCGTCGTGACGAGGGCAATGGGCGCGAGGATTTGCAGTTGCTCAGTGGTGAAGTGGAGGTCCAGGCCCATGCCCAGACGCCGCTCAGGGTCCAGGCCGGGGCAGGGTGGTTGAGTGCCAGCCAGGCGCGCTTCAACCTGCGCAATATTGATCAGAGTGTCTGCGTCACCTGCCTGGCCGGTGCGGTGCAGGTAGACGTTCAGGGGCGCAGCATTCGTCTGGGGCAAGGTCAGCAATTGACCTGGGACGCGAGGCAGGTCGGCATCCCGCAAACGGTGGACACCGCCAACGTGATCGCCTGGCGCCAGCAGGTACTGGTATTCAACGACGCGCCCCTGAGCCAGGTAATCGACGAAATCAACCGCTACCGCCCCGGCATGTTGTTGCTGCTCAACACCGAGGTGGGCAAACGCAAGGTCCAGGCACGGTTCAGCCTGGATCAGCTGGCGGGTGTGGCATTGCTGATTCGGGATGCGTACGGGGTCAAGTGCACCGAGTTGCCGGGCGGGGTGGTGGTGCTCAGTTGATGCTGTGCTGACTGTGCCGACCCCATCGCGGGCAAGCCCGCTCCCACAGTGGATCTATGCCGAACACCAATTTTATGTTCACTGAAGATCAACTGTGGGAGCCGGGCTTGCCCGCGATAGCGGTGGGTCATTCAGCAGGGATGGTGACTGACACTGCGCCATCGCGGGCAAGCCCGCTCCCACACTGGATCTGTGCCGAACACCAATTTTATGTTCACTGAAGACCAGCTGTGGGAGCCGGGCTTGCCCGCGATAGCGGTGGGTCATTTGGCAATGATGGTGACTGACACTACGCCATCGCGAGCAAGCTCGCTCCCACAGTGGATCGCTGCCGAGCGCC from the Pseudomonas sp. N3-W genome contains:
- a CDS encoding antibiotic biosynthesis monooxygenase family protein, which codes for MSNEVINTVQVQAAAGRTEELGRQLQKIVETLRELPGCDSYMVDRCPEDQNRWTVSAHWQSEAAMQSHFNCPEVQGFIGLIDSRLANAVDFNSFPIV
- a CDS encoding PLP-dependent aminotransferase family protein — protein: MELHVVINGRKDLTGQLYQQLRSAIETGRLAAGTQLPPSRLLAEQLGISRKTISDTYSQLTYENFLTGVIGKGTYVNARPSRIVRKQSHSELASSEVIESWRNLPVFLRHPTLEGSLRYDFIGGATSKGQFPQDDWRRCTAHALRQMSGTKGFYSQPEGLPALRNAIARHIAFSRGVNCQDEDVVVCNGAQQALDLISRVLTRPGSLVAMEDPGYPPARLLFASHGATVVGVPVDAEGLQVDKIPDGTRMIYVTPSHQFPLGMPMSQARREALLERAYELGAIIIEDDYDSEFRYEGRPADSLQSLDERGIVAYVGTFSKTLLPELRLGYAILPPAILEAVIRAKQLSDLHTSTLPQWALAKFIAEGCLLKHIRRCHAIYAGRRERILSRMAGDLSPWFEAVPTSAGFHMAVLCKVPMDLALVIELAKKVEVGLYAIDSFFYQQPPRAGLFLGFGAIETLDIDIALDRLRDIVQQLA
- a CDS encoding carboxymuconolactone decarboxylase family protein, with product MNPRLDYYSASPKAMKAMIAMEALTSSLSIEPGLLHLIKVRASQLNGCAFCTDMHSVDARRLGETERRLFAIVVWRDSEFFSPRERAALAWTEAVTLLAQSHVPDDVYAQAREQFDEAQLVDLTMAVTTINSWNRLAVSFRQVPSD
- a CDS encoding STN domain-containing protein, producing the protein MAVFRGTSAVQRGSARSTQVRRFCLVLLCWTLSSWVWATPADSRTPRALDIPAQELATALDRFSRATGMAVLVDRQLTRGRRSVAIKGTLSAGDALDRLLAGSGLMARYAREDAFTLQVAQVREVPVGKELAGNGSSLHGSSYATAIQAAIERELCRWTMTRPGSFRALLQLWIGRDGVVQHSRLVGSTGDFQRDAVLVDSLRNLDIDRPAPSSLRQPVTLLLLPESSGKRMECTQREGVSGG
- a CDS encoding RNA polymerase sigma factor, producing the protein MKDTGQSSMVRLFLTSYDDFKVRLRRRLGSEDLANDVLHETYLRVDRMDAPPDIAQPNAYLYRMALNIAADRRQADARLLTGSEIEELLQVSDDALDPARVVGGQKEIQTLLKALYELPARRRKIFVAARLEEAPHLEISQRFGISTRMVEKEIKAALGHCAARLERKVIQRFGPGAGKPS
- a CDS encoding FecR family protein, yielding MNIFRLSPPEAKPQDRLHTEARDWLLLLTSGRATVADARALREWCEQSAEHAQAFEQTKALWQSLKLAAETLQAPRHFGRRAFLGGAVAASAAFLLVRYTVPGGFSGIGADYITEVGEQRRFELGDGVSLELNTQTRISRRDEGNGREDLQLLSGEVEVQAHAQTPLRVQAGAGWLSASQARFNLRNIDQSVCVTCLAGAVQVDVQGRSIRLGQGQQLTWDARQVGIPQTVDTANVIAWRQQVLVFNDAPLSQVIDEINRYRPGMLLLLNTEVGKRKVQARFSLDQLAGVALLIRDAYGVKCTELPGGVVVLS